The following DNA comes from Plasmodium cynomolgi strain B DNA, scaffold: 0494, whole genome shotgun sequence.
taattttgataattttaagaatagtttaaagaataaaaatgggatacCTTGTAAATATGctgaaaaatgtattaatatatatgaaaaatctataaaaaaagaaaaatttaaggaACAATTGTTTCCttcaaaattaaatgaatttaaGGAAAGATATTATAAACATATGGAAGATTATTACCCCTGTGacaatttacaaaattttttccgtATATCGGAAGGAGCAATCAGAagtttattattataattccaattattctaaaaatattaatattatctattttatatatattatataaggtaagtaataaattatatttactaatatttatattataacacacttttttatatatattcataaaaagttaatatcatagaaattttatgttttataaaaaaaaaaaaaaaatattattcttaATATTAGTTCACCCCGTTAGGATCATATATAaaccataaaaaaattaaaaaggaaagatccattaatgaattattacaGGAATCagaaaatttagaaaataattcGTATAGGAGAACATACAAAATCGCCTATAGTTTGTCGGAATAATACTAATAggggaatatataaaaataaagtatatGCATCCATACGAATTAGggagtatataaaatagaagaaacaacgctatgatatattttatatttaaattaacgACTGAAACGTTGATTTTatgattaaaataaataacgttAAATAGCTGTGCTTATATTAACCTGAACCTTGAAGCCTAAACCCTGTAcccaacaaaataaaagaaatgttaAGGTAATATATCAGTAATTACCTTGAAAATATGTGCGTCATTCTTAATATGTTCTACATAATATTATCCATAAGACATATACTTGATTTATTATAACTATAATTAATCTTTATTATAACATTAAAATAACGGATTTATACTGTTTTTTCtgtatattttctaaaataaatttatttataatttttttatatttatagatgtagcaaaatttatatattctctgtatataataat
Coding sequences within:
- a CDS encoding hypothetical protein (putative), with protein sequence MDEGCKYLYYSMDNNVTKDRKYNNDDKLKFYKKLLKEFIISQEGVTSNYTNILEINVDILEENNNLIEMYDNFDNFKNSLKNKNGIPCKYAEKCINIYEKSIKKEKFKEQLFPSKLNEFKERYYKHMEDYYPCDNLQNFFRISEGAIRRSYINHKKIKKERSINELLQESENLENNSYRRTYKIAYSLSE